The following are encoded in a window of Salinibacter grassmerensis genomic DNA:
- a CDS encoding peptidylprolyl isomerase, producing MRTWLVLPLVCLWSLTGVAAQPMLERPSDDLLTRPALQAVVEAQVDRNGTLLRKKIGADDADVRGRSALALASVQDTSAIPGLLDLLRDSVPLVRTDAAFALGQMPSGVPDAPLLRALSVERDPSVQRRLIEALGTTGDAQSLRSLIQLRPPPARHSDLALTIARYGMRGVTDSTATTWLLDHLRSDDPWTRRNAAYALGRVEALAAGRADTIRAVLNDTAPDDPAAMHLLRAVGTTGDSSDAPRLADWLRTAPDWRTRVEAARGLSSGSPTDEPRSALVGALNDGHPLVARTAAETLAGLDWSPDRNAAIGAWLDAHPNEWRVVAPLLRGLARNERPERVLDTVTRWRTERSPVAYAAALPALAPLDAPRADSLIGAALRSDDVRVAAAGVQAVVSRWERTRPDGADITFERLAAAVRRGDPALLYHGAPALADSAFASVGAADTLAATYRTLATPDDLEGMAATLEALGSLGGTTAESVLRDALDHPHHAVRRAAAQGLSEATDTTVTAAPKPLPDTPPIDWEFLQELGPHPRLVLETDRGTVTVELDAEQAPQTTQAITQFAREGRYNGVPFHRVVPNFVVQGGDFARRDGFGGPGFFLRTEATRIGHRRGTIGMASAGKDTEGSQFFVSHSMQPHLDGGYTAFGRVTDGMDVVDQLRAYDRIESAQVEATNE from the coding sequence ATGAGAACTTGGCTTGTACTCCCTCTCGTTTGCCTGTGGAGCCTCACGGGCGTGGCCGCCCAGCCGATGCTTGAGCGTCCGTCCGACGACCTGCTGACGCGCCCTGCGCTGCAGGCGGTCGTGGAGGCACAGGTCGATCGGAACGGCACCCTGCTGCGCAAAAAGATCGGGGCCGACGACGCCGACGTGCGGGGCCGGTCCGCCCTCGCCCTCGCCTCCGTCCAGGACACCAGTGCCATTCCCGGGCTCCTCGACCTGCTGCGCGACAGCGTCCCCCTCGTCCGCACCGACGCCGCGTTCGCCCTCGGCCAGATGCCGTCGGGGGTGCCAGACGCCCCGCTGCTCCGGGCGCTGAGCGTCGAGCGCGATCCCTCGGTGCAGCGACGGCTCATTGAGGCGCTCGGCACGACGGGTGACGCTCAGTCTCTGCGCAGCCTCATCCAGCTTCGCCCCCCGCCGGCTCGCCACTCCGACCTGGCACTGACGATCGCTCGCTACGGCATGCGCGGCGTGACCGACTCGACCGCCACGACCTGGCTTCTGGACCACCTACGGTCCGACGACCCGTGGACGCGCCGCAACGCGGCGTACGCACTGGGGCGGGTGGAAGCCCTCGCCGCCGGCCGCGCCGATACAATCCGTGCCGTGCTCAACGACACGGCCCCCGACGACCCGGCCGCCATGCACTTGCTTCGGGCAGTGGGCACAACGGGCGACTCCTCCGATGCCCCTCGCCTGGCAGATTGGCTCCGGACGGCCCCTGACTGGCGCACGCGGGTGGAGGCTGCCCGGGGGCTCTCTTCGGGCTCCCCCACCGACGAACCACGAAGCGCCCTCGTCGGTGCCCTCAACGACGGCCATCCCCTCGTGGCACGCACCGCCGCCGAAACGCTGGCCGGGCTCGACTGGTCGCCCGACCGGAATGCCGCAATTGGGGCCTGGCTCGATGCGCATCCGAACGAATGGCGCGTGGTGGCGCCCCTCCTCCGCGGCCTCGCCCGCAACGAGCGCCCGGAGCGCGTCCTCGACACCGTCACTCGCTGGCGCACGGAACGGTCGCCGGTCGCCTACGCCGCGGCCCTGCCCGCCCTCGCCCCGCTCGATGCGCCCCGGGCCGACTCGCTGATCGGGGCCGCCCTCCGCAGCGACGACGTGCGCGTGGCCGCCGCGGGGGTGCAGGCCGTCGTGTCTCGCTGGGAGCGCACCCGACCGGACGGCGCGGACATCACCTTCGAGCGCCTGGCCGCTGCCGTGCGCCGGGGCGACCCGGCCCTCCTCTACCACGGCGCCCCCGCCCTCGCCGACTCCGCTTTTGCCTCCGTGGGCGCGGCCGACACGCTCGCGGCCACCTACCGCACCCTCGCCACGCCCGACGACCTGGAAGGCATGGCGGCCACGCTGGAGGCCCTTGGCAGTCTCGGCGGCACGACGGCCGAATCGGTCCTCCGCGACGCCCTCGACCACCCACACCATGCCGTCCGCCGGGCTGCCGCGCAGGGGCTTTCCGAAGCGACGGACACGACGGTGACGGCCGCCCCGAAGCCCCTGCCCGATACGCCCCCAATCGACTGGGAATTCCTTCAGGAGCTCGGCCCGCACCCGCGTCTCGTATTGGAGACCGACCGGGGCACGGTCACGGTCGAGCTTGACGCCGAACAGGCGCCGCAGACGACGCAGGCCATCACGCAGTTTGCCCGAGAGGGCCGCTACAACGGCGTGCCGTTCCACCGCGTGGTGCCCAACTTCGTGGTGCAGGGGGGCGACTTTGCACGGCGCGACGGCTTCGGCGGGCCCGGATTCTTCCTCCGTACCGAGGCCACGCGCATCGGCCACCGCCGCGGCACGATCGGCATGGCCAGTGCCGGCAAAGACACGGAGGGCAGCCAGTTCTTCGTCTCGCACAGCATGCAGCCCCACCTGGACGGCGGCTACACGGCGTTCGGACGTGTGACGGACGGGATGGACGTGGTGGATCAACTCCGCGCCTACGACCGGATTGAATCAGCCCAGGTAGAGGCGACAAACGAATAG
- a CDS encoding ParM/StbA family protein, with amino-acid sequence MLKTKSFPSVFETNATELVDVADGLLEGLKVQVDDEQYVVGDLALREGTAPHKGINNGPSDLDYRLLLRAGLLIAQAGGANTPLTLTTGFPYSSYRVHRRSAGNLIEGEQEIEFDGRPFGQGEHSVVGVDITNVEVLPEIEGHVTATREGDLEENDPFFAVSLGYGTFESVLSLPSGPVQRTATSGHGLRYATSMMAERLREKHYLNMPTEHQIDMAMRRGTVVAGRQQYDLSELRQKVLRIYYDDIISPSLKKAFDDSDFGQTHKMYLAGGGALYTELVDAFEDEFGEVLSLEVVPDPATHVSRGFALHSAGVNGKSPDHAVGLDLGNANTSVTLFDQEPA; translated from the coding sequence ATGCTGAAAACGAAATCATTTCCGAGTGTCTTCGAAACCAACGCAACCGAGTTGGTCGACGTGGCCGATGGCCTTCTCGAGGGCCTGAAGGTCCAGGTCGACGATGAGCAGTACGTCGTCGGGGACCTTGCCCTCCGTGAGGGGACGGCCCCTCACAAGGGCATCAACAACGGTCCTTCCGACCTCGACTACCGGCTGTTGCTGCGAGCTGGGCTTTTGATCGCCCAGGCCGGCGGGGCCAATACGCCCCTGACGCTGACGACCGGCTTCCCCTACTCGTCGTACCGGGTCCACCGCCGGAGCGCGGGCAACCTGATTGAGGGCGAGCAGGAAATTGAGTTCGACGGGCGCCCGTTTGGACAGGGCGAGCACTCGGTCGTGGGCGTGGACATTACGAACGTCGAGGTTCTTCCGGAAATCGAGGGCCACGTGACGGCGACCCGCGAGGGGGACCTCGAAGAGAACGACCCGTTCTTTGCCGTCTCGTTGGGGTACGGAACGTTCGAGTCTGTCTTGAGCCTCCCCTCCGGCCCCGTCCAGCGAACGGCGACGAGCGGACACGGGCTCCGCTACGCCACGTCGATGATGGCCGAGCGGCTTCGGGAGAAGCACTACCTGAACATGCCCACGGAGCACCAGATCGACATGGCGATGCGCCGGGGCACCGTCGTGGCCGGCCGCCAGCAGTACGACCTGTCGGAGCTTCGGCAAAAGGTGCTCCGCATCTACTACGACGACATCATTTCCCCGTCCCTCAAGAAGGCCTTCGACGACAGCGACTTCGGACAGACGCACAAAATGTACCTCGCCGGGGGCGGCGCACTCTACACAGAACTCGTGGACGCCTTCGAGGATGAGTTCGGGGAAGTCCTTTCCCTGGAGGTGGTGCCGGACCCGGCCACGCATGTGAGCCGAGGGTTCGCGCTCCACTCCGCCGGCGTGAACGGCAAGAGCCCGGACCATGCCGTCGGGCTCGATCTGGGCAACGCCAATACCTCCGTCACGCTGTTCGACCAAGAACCCGCGTAG
- a CDS encoding zinc-dependent metalloprotease yields MRFGSSHASPRLLCLVLFLFGAMGLTPLPLLAQDTEDPSFPTIAEKTEGMTKMDGHVPVYWDETTGTLWLEISQLGTEMLYVSSLPTGLGSNPVGLDRGQLGTQRVVRFERTGPKVLLVAPNLDYRANSDNGYEQDAVREAFAPGVLHGFTVSAESPDGRVLVDATDFVVRDAHGVVRRLKNSGQGAYALAEERSAPVLEHVKAFPENTELEARLTFTTDGDPGAYVERTAAAPRAITLHVRHSLVELPDTAGYTPRRFDPRSGLFYADYMDFATPIGESMTKRLVNRHRLTCAEAPGADGLCSPEEPIVYYLDPGTPEPVRSALLNGARWWTEAFKAAGFEDAYRVEVLPDSADAMDVRYNVIQWVHRRTRGWSYGASVTDPRTGEILKGHVTLGSQRVRQDYLLAEGLLAPYQGPHAGGIPAADDPMLEMALARIRQLSAHEVGHTLGLAHNFAASVNDRASVMDYPAPLARVEGDSVSLEGAYDTGVERWDKKAIQYAYARPGPDQTEAALLDSLVRAAEQEGLRYVTDADARPAGAAHPKGNLWDNGRNMVDALDREMRVRDVALDRFGEAVVKRGEPLAQMEEALVPLYLRHRYQVGATAKLIGGETYEYAMRGESEARRSERVPAQRQAAALDALLATITPSALALPAAARDRIPPRPPGHPDNRELFEGRTDPTFDPYAPAEVAATMVLDALTVPERALRLIEQRDANPNLPGLQGTLATITDAVWKADPPADGYRAEVQRTVQQVWTDVLLDRAGAEDGAPAVQARLEQHLRTLRDWLAGHPGEGAEAEAHRTAIRASIDRYFDRSHDAASPPATVDAPPGSPIGQAPGYHRRHAQRQAWLDQWTPSVCSRQRP; encoded by the coding sequence ATGCGTTTTGGATCCTCGCACGCCTCGCCGCGTCTCCTGTGTCTTGTGCTCTTTCTGTTCGGGGCGATGGGACTCACCCCCCTCCCCCTCCTCGCGCAAGACACGGAAGATCCATCCTTCCCCACCATCGCTGAGAAGACCGAGGGGATGACGAAGATGGATGGGCACGTTCCGGTCTACTGGGACGAGACGACGGGCACGCTGTGGTTGGAGATTTCTCAGCTCGGTACCGAGATGCTTTACGTCAGCTCGCTCCCCACCGGGCTCGGGTCAAACCCCGTGGGCCTTGACCGCGGCCAGCTCGGCACGCAGCGGGTCGTCCGCTTCGAGCGGACGGGGCCGAAGGTGCTGCTCGTGGCGCCCAACCTGGACTACCGCGCCAACTCCGACAACGGGTACGAGCAGGACGCGGTGCGGGAGGCGTTCGCGCCGGGCGTCCTGCACGGCTTCACGGTGTCGGCCGAGAGCCCCGATGGCCGTGTGCTCGTCGACGCGACCGATTTCGTGGTGCGCGACGCCCACGGGGTGGTCCGTCGCCTCAAAAACAGCGGGCAGGGAGCGTACGCGCTCGCGGAGGAGCGCAGTGCGCCTGTTCTTGAACACGTGAAAGCCTTCCCGGAAAACACAGAGCTGGAGGCCCGACTTACCTTCACCACGGATGGCGATCCGGGGGCGTACGTAGAGCGGACGGCGGCCGCGCCCCGCGCCATCACGCTCCACGTGCGCCACTCGCTCGTCGAATTGCCCGACACGGCCGGATATACGCCGCGCCGCTTCGATCCGCGCTCCGGGCTCTTCTACGCGGACTACATGGACTTCGCGACGCCCATCGGGGAGTCCATGACGAAGCGGCTCGTCAACCGGCACCGGCTCACCTGCGCGGAGGCCCCCGGCGCGGACGGGCTGTGCTCGCCGGAGGAGCCCATCGTCTACTACCTCGACCCTGGCACCCCCGAGCCGGTGCGCAGCGCCCTGCTCAACGGCGCCCGGTGGTGGACGGAGGCTTTCAAGGCCGCGGGCTTCGAGGACGCCTACCGGGTCGAGGTGCTGCCGGACAGTGCCGACGCGATGGACGTGCGCTACAATGTCATTCAGTGGGTGCATCGCCGCACGCGCGGCTGGAGCTACGGCGCCTCCGTGACCGACCCGCGGACCGGCGAAATCCTGAAGGGGCATGTCACGCTCGGGTCCCAGCGCGTGCGGCAGGACTACCTGCTGGCCGAGGGCCTCCTGGCGCCGTACCAGGGCCCGCACGCCGGCGGCATCCCGGCCGCGGACGATCCGATGCTGGAGATGGCGCTCGCCCGCATCCGGCAACTGTCGGCGCACGAGGTGGGGCACACGCTGGGCCTCGCCCATAACTTTGCCGCGTCGGTGAACGACCGCGCCTCGGTGATGGACTATCCCGCCCCGTTGGCCCGCGTGGAAGGCGATTCCGTGTCCCTGGAGGGTGCTTACGACACCGGTGTGGAGCGGTGGGACAAGAAGGCCATCCAATACGCCTACGCCCGTCCGGGCCCTGATCAGACCGAGGCCGCGTTGCTCGACAGCCTCGTGCGGGCGGCGGAGCAGGAAGGGCTCCGGTACGTGACCGACGCCGACGCCCGTCCGGCCGGCGCCGCCCACCCGAAGGGCAACCTCTGGGACAATGGACGCAACATGGTCGACGCCCTCGACCGGGAGATGCGGGTGCGGGACGTGGCCCTCGACCGCTTCGGCGAGGCGGTCGTGAAGCGCGGGGAGCCGCTGGCTCAGATGGAAGAGGCGCTCGTGCCGCTCTACCTGCGCCACCGGTACCAGGTCGGGGCCACGGCAAAGCTGATCGGGGGAGAGACGTACGAGTACGCCATGCGTGGAGAATCGGAGGCGCGAAGGTCTGAGCGCGTGCCGGCCCAGCGCCAGGCGGCCGCCCTCGACGCCTTGCTGGCCACGATCACGCCCTCGGCGCTGGCGCTGCCGGCGGCCGCCCGGGACCGCATTCCGCCGCGCCCGCCCGGTCACCCGGACAACCGTGAGCTGTTCGAGGGACGTACGGACCCGACGTTCGACCCCTACGCCCCGGCCGAGGTGGCGGCCACCATGGTGCTCGACGCCCTCACTGTGCCGGAACGAGCCCTGCGCCTCATCGAGCAGCGGGATGCCAACCCCAATCTTCCGGGCCTGCAGGGCACCCTTGCAACCATTACCGATGCCGTCTGGAAGGCCGACCCGCCCGCCGACGGGTACCGGGCCGAGGTGCAGCGAACGGTGCAGCAGGTGTGGACGGACGTGTTGCTCGACCGCGCTGGCGCGGAGGACGGGGCGCCGGCGGTACAGGCCCGCCTCGAACAGCACCTGCGCACGCTCCGCGACTGGCTCGCGGGTCATCCGGGCGAGGGGGCAGAAGCAGAGGCCCACCGGACCGCCATCCGGGCGTCGATCGACCGGTACTTCGACCGGTCCCACGACGCAGCGTCCCCCCCGGCCACCGTGGACGCACCGCCCGGATCCCCCATCGGGCAGGCCCCAGGGTATCATCGGCGCCATGCCCAGCGACAGGCCTGGCTCGATCAGTGGACCCCGTCGGTCTGTTCGCGGCAGAGGCCGTAG
- the atpC gene encoding ATP synthase F1 subunit epsilon translates to MADELTVDIVTPDERSFQGPASGVRAPGIEGSFEVRKDHAPMISAFGIGPLIVKTQAAHEYADMHNDRIIFATSGGFLEIIDNKVTVLAETVEPASEIDVERAESAQERAKRRLEEGVQEEERETHEAARDRARNRLRVAMGKVGTRQS, encoded by the coding sequence ATGGCCGACGAACTGACCGTTGACATCGTGACGCCGGACGAGCGCTCGTTTCAGGGCCCGGCCAGTGGCGTCCGCGCCCCCGGCATTGAAGGCTCGTTCGAGGTCCGCAAGGACCACGCCCCCATGATTTCCGCGTTCGGCATCGGGCCCCTCATCGTGAAGACGCAGGCGGCCCACGAGTACGCCGACATGCACAACGACCGCATTATCTTCGCCACGAGCGGTGGCTTTCTGGAGATCATCGACAACAAGGTCACCGTGCTGGCCGAGACGGTGGAGCCGGCCTCGGAAATTGACGTGGAGCGGGCCGAGAGCGCACAGGAGCGCGCCAAGCGGCGCCTGGAGGAAGGTGTACAGGAAGAGGAGCGTGAGACCCACGAGGCTGCCCGCGACCGGGCCCGGAATCGTCTGCGGGTCGCCATGGGCAAGGTCGGCACGCGACAGTCGTAG
- a CDS encoding thioredoxin family protein, translating into MRLPPTVRSFVFAAVLVLAMGGGRAHAQMEMPPQSLGAVIEQAEAQETPILLDIYAPWCPYCQKMQETVYADSTVRATLERQFTYARLNRDTTAGAHQFEGRTLSSKQLGLALGARGVPTTVFMTPDGTPIGRQPGYIKRPIFLQMLRYFGSGAYEEQSFEAFRSQASE; encoded by the coding sequence ATGCGTCTGCCTCCTACGGTCCGATCGTTCGTTTTCGCGGCGGTCCTTGTTCTCGCAATGGGTGGGGGACGCGCCCACGCCCAGATGGAGATGCCGCCCCAATCGCTTGGCGCGGTGATCGAACAGGCCGAGGCGCAGGAGACGCCCATCTTGCTGGACATCTATGCGCCGTGGTGTCCTTACTGCCAGAAAATGCAGGAAACGGTCTACGCCGACTCGACGGTGCGCGCAACGCTGGAGCGCCAGTTCACCTACGCCCGCCTCAACCGCGACACCACGGCGGGGGCTCATCAGTTTGAGGGCCGCACGCTGTCGTCCAAACAATTGGGACTGGCCCTTGGGGCCCGGGGCGTGCCCACCACCGTCTTTATGACGCCGGACGGCACCCCGATCGGGCGACAGCCGGGTTATATCAAACGCCCCATCTTCCTGCAGATGCTCCGGTACTTCGGGTCCGGGGCCTACGAAGAGCAGAGCTTCGAGGCGTTCCGGAGCCAGGCGTCGGAGTGA
- the atpD gene encoding F0F1 ATP synthase subunit beta, which yields MEVGSNEVKGKIVEVLGPVVDAEFPRDGVPDILDALRIDQDDGRDLILEVQQHLGERRVRAIAMDSTDGLQRGQAIAATNQPISVPIGEEIRGRLFNVVGQPIDGLPEPDVDERRAIHQDPPEYNELTGSQEVLETGIKVMDLIQPVPKGGKVGLFGGAGVGKTVLIMELINNIAKAHEGLSVFSGVGERTREGNDLLREMIEAGVMTYGEEFRESMESGGWDLDKVDFDAMNSESNISLVFGQMNEPPGARARVGLTGLTIAEYFRDLGGRDVLFFLDNIFRFVQAGQEMSALMGRMPSAVGYQPTLASEMGDLQERITSTQEGSITSFQAVYVPADDLTDPAPATTFAHLDCTTVLSRQLSTQGIYPAIDPLDSSSQMLNERALGSEHYETAQDVKEILQRYEELQDIIAILGMDELSDEDKQAVNRARRVQRFLSQPFFVAEQFTGQPGKYVPIEETIRGFRMILDGELDHLPERAFLLKGPIDEVIEAGEEMAEEA from the coding sequence ATGGAAGTAGGAAGCAACGAAGTCAAGGGCAAAATTGTCGAGGTGCTCGGTCCGGTCGTCGACGCCGAGTTCCCGCGCGATGGCGTGCCCGACATTCTGGACGCCCTCCGGATTGACCAGGATGACGGCCGCGACCTGATCTTGGAGGTGCAGCAGCACCTTGGCGAGCGGCGCGTCCGGGCCATCGCGATGGACTCGACCGACGGACTGCAGCGCGGACAGGCCATCGCGGCGACGAACCAGCCCATCAGTGTGCCCATCGGCGAAGAGATCCGGGGGCGCCTCTTCAATGTCGTCGGCCAACCGATCGACGGCCTGCCGGAGCCGGACGTCGACGAGCGCCGGGCCATTCACCAGGACCCGCCCGAGTACAACGAGTTGACCGGGTCGCAGGAGGTACTGGAGACCGGCATCAAGGTGATGGACCTGATCCAGCCCGTGCCAAAGGGCGGCAAGGTCGGCCTCTTCGGGGGGGCCGGTGTCGGCAAGACGGTTCTCATCATGGAGCTCATCAACAACATCGCCAAGGCCCACGAGGGCCTCTCGGTCTTCTCCGGCGTTGGGGAGCGCACCCGCGAGGGCAACGACCTGCTCCGCGAGATGATTGAGGCCGGCGTGATGACCTACGGCGAGGAGTTTCGCGAGTCGATGGAGTCCGGCGGCTGGGACCTCGACAAGGTCGACTTCGACGCGATGAACAGCGAGAGCAACATCTCGCTCGTCTTTGGCCAGATGAACGAGCCCCCGGGCGCTCGCGCCCGCGTGGGCCTGACTGGGCTCACAATCGCGGAGTACTTCCGCGACCTCGGGGGGCGCGATGTGCTCTTCTTCCTCGACAACATCTTCCGCTTTGTACAGGCGGGGCAGGAGATGTCCGCCCTCATGGGACGCATGCCGAGCGCCGTTGGCTACCAGCCGACGCTCGCCAGCGAGATGGGCGACCTCCAGGAGCGCATTACCTCGACGCAGGAGGGCTCCATTACTTCCTTTCAGGCCGTGTACGTCCCCGCGGACGACCTGACGGACCCCGCGCCGGCCACCACATTTGCTCACCTCGACTGCACGACCGTCCTCTCGCGCCAGCTGTCCACGCAGGGCATCTACCCGGCCATCGACCCGCTCGACTCCTCGAGCCAGATGCTCAACGAGCGGGCCCTCGGCTCCGAGCACTACGAGACCGCACAGGACGTGAAGGAGATCCTCCAGCGGTACGAGGAGCTTCAGGACATCATTGCAATTCTCGGAATGGACGAGCTGAGCGACGAGGACAAGCAGGCCGTCAACCGCGCCCGGCGCGTGCAGCGGTTCCTCAGCCAGCCCTTCTTCGTCGCCGAGCAGTTTACCGGCCAGCCCGGCAAGTACGTGCCCATCGAGGAGACCATCCGCGGCTTCCGCATGATTCTCGACGGCGAGCTCGACCACCTGCCCGAGCGGGCCTTCCTGCTCAAGGGCCCAATCGACGAGGTCATCGAGGCCGGCGAGGAGATGGCCGAGGAAGCATAA
- a CDS encoding Hpt domain-containing protein: MATPAVDRDALVELLDGNPSVIVTLIDSFLNDCSDYMNAIRNAVENEDAEALEREAHGLKGAAGSLRASPSSEAAQALEEMGHAEDFTGAEAALGTLEAEIDRLKDELRALKRACQEATGRVD, translated from the coding sequence ATGGCTACGCCTGCTGTTGACCGAGACGCCCTCGTCGAACTTCTAGACGGGAACCCAAGCGTCATCGTGACTCTCATCGACTCGTTCCTGAATGACTGTTCGGACTACATGAACGCCATCCGGAACGCGGTTGAGAACGAAGACGCCGAGGCGCTGGAACGGGAGGCCCACGGCCTCAAGGGGGCTGCGGGCAGCCTTCGGGCCTCTCCGTCCAGCGAGGCGGCCCAGGCGCTCGAAGAGATGGGTCACGCGGAGGACTTCACGGGCGCCGAGGCCGCCCTGGGTACGCTAGAGGCCGAAATTGATCGCCTCAAGGATGAGCTTCGCGCCCTCAAGAGGGCGTGTCAGGAGGCCACTGGAAGGGTAGACTGA
- a CDS encoding D-TA family PLP-dependent enzyme: protein MTLTDLSTPSLLVEQSRLQDNLASMQGLADTNDVTLRPHVKTHKSVALARQQQQHGAEGLTVATVREAETFVEAGFDDVRVAYPVTGRDKHKRLQTLRGDATVSFTVDTVAGAEQASAVYEAADDPVDVLMEVDVGHGRCGVHWSAPEAAVTLGHRIASLPGLRLTGLLTHAGQAYSGPSDDETEEKALHRAARHERDRMLSVASALSEAGVSGVTPNTFEVSVGSTPSMAAFENTERDGFRVTEIRPGNYVMHDAMQVALGAASLDDCALTVLTTVISTQTKPGDAARAFVDAGKKVFTTDTGHGTDGYGIALADAAAMRPHPGLHVDHLSEEHGWLTMAGDADLTVGDRLRIVPNHACVTVASQDTLHVVDGPSVVDAWSVNARGW, encoded by the coding sequence ATGACTCTAACGGACCTCTCCACCCCGTCCCTCCTCGTCGAGCAGTCGCGCCTGCAGGACAACCTGGCATCGATGCAGGGCCTCGCGGATACGAACGACGTCACGCTCCGTCCCCACGTGAAGACGCACAAGTCCGTAGCCCTCGCCCGGCAACAACAGCAGCACGGCGCCGAAGGCCTCACCGTAGCCACCGTGCGGGAGGCCGAAACGTTCGTGGAGGCGGGCTTCGACGACGTGCGCGTGGCCTACCCCGTCACCGGACGCGATAAGCATAAGCGGCTGCAAACGCTCCGCGGCGACGCGACGGTTTCGTTTACGGTGGACACCGTGGCGGGCGCCGAGCAGGCGTCGGCCGTGTATGAGGCCGCGGATGACCCTGTCGACGTGCTGATGGAGGTGGACGTGGGCCACGGGCGCTGCGGCGTACACTGGTCGGCCCCGGAGGCCGCCGTCACGCTGGGGCACCGGATCGCGTCGCTGCCGGGCCTCCGGCTCACGGGCCTCCTCACGCACGCCGGGCAGGCGTACAGCGGCCCGTCCGACGACGAGACAGAGGAGAAGGCCCTGCATCGCGCAGCGCGGCACGAACGGGACCGGATGCTGTCCGTGGCCTCTGCCCTGAGCGAGGCGGGCGTCTCGGGCGTCACGCCGAACACGTTCGAGGTGAGCGTCGGCTCGACGCCTTCGATGGCCGCCTTCGAGAACACCGAGCGCGACGGGTTTCGCGTGACCGAGATTCGGCCCGGCAACTACGTGATGCACGACGCGATGCAGGTCGCCCTCGGGGCAGCCTCACTCGACGACTGCGCGCTCACCGTGCTCACGACCGTCATCAGCACCCAGACAAAGCCCGGCGACGCAGCCCGCGCGTTCGTGGACGCGGGGAAGAAGGTGTTCACGACGGACACCGGCCACGGCACGGACGGATACGGGATCGCGCTGGCCGACGCCGCGGCGATGCGTCCGCACCCGGGCCTGCATGTCGACCACCTCTCCGAAGAGCACGGGTGGCTGACCATGGCCGGCGACGCCGACCTCACGGTGGGCGACCGGCTCCGTATCGTTCCGAACCACGCCTGCGTCACCGTCGCCAGCCAGGACACCCTCCACGTCGTTGACGGCCCCTCCGTCGTCGATGCGTGGTCGGTCAACGCCCGAGGGTGGTAA
- a CDS encoding bactofilin family protein: MFDFFQRSTDDDDASGPSSALSVLGEDTTARGTFNLKEDDLRVDGVLDGDVTTEGHVHVSKEGTIHGEIQAGSIRIAGDAEGVLHAQTDLVVMETASVHGILCAEALTIEDEANFEGGLCDTADRIPALKEAFFSTETYAIPALSSSPDEPPADSSGQPSEAADRSVTLDIEPSSSPENTTDGNTTKGTAPVRPLQEGDGLPESPSSSAAPDAEQSAPEPDGQDAEDTDDVDTLSTIEW; encoded by the coding sequence ATGTTCGACTTCTTTCAACGCTCGACCGACGATGATGACGCCTCCGGCCCCTCGTCGGCCCTCTCGGTTCTCGGAGAGGACACGACCGCACGAGGAACGTTTAACCTGAAGGAGGACGACCTCCGGGTCGACGGGGTGCTCGACGGGGATGTGACCACCGAGGGGCACGTACACGTGTCTAAGGAAGGCACCATTCACGGAGAAATTCAGGCCGGCTCCATTCGGATCGCCGGCGACGCAGAGGGCGTTCTGCATGCGCAGACGGACCTTGTCGTGATGGAAACCGCATCGGTGCACGGCATCCTGTGCGCCGAGGCGCTCACGATTGAGGACGAGGCCAACTTCGAAGGGGGCCTGTGCGATACCGCGGATCGGATTCCGGCCTTGAAGGAGGCCTTCTTCTCGACCGAGACGTACGCAATTCCTGCCCTTTCGTCCTCCCCCGACGAGCCCCCGGCCGACTCGTCGGGCCAACCCTCCGAGGCCGCCGATCGGTCCGTCACGCTCGATATTGAGCCGTCGTCTTCCCCCGAGAACACCACGGACGGGAACACCACGAAGGGCACCGCACCCGTCCGCCCCCTTCAGGAAGGAGACGGCCTTCCAGAGTCGCCCTCGTCGTCGGCCGCACCGGACGCGGAGCAGTCCGCCCCCGAGCCTGACGGCCAGGACGCCGAGGACACCGACGACGTGGACACCCTCTCCACGATTGAGTGGTGA